One segment of Neoarius graeffei isolate fNeoGra1 chromosome 20, fNeoGra1.pri, whole genome shotgun sequence DNA contains the following:
- the gid4 gene encoding NADPH oxidase organizer 1 isoform X1: MEERRLPVRVLLLGVMHKEKSKLYMASVLWSDQNEIIIYRTLEEFRTLHITLKKKCAALNVGPFQKSVRTVPKFKAEKVKKGLQKNSYSKSLLRLKLLEEYCTALLSAVPSVSQSSELVQFLLPSPDDLKPEFSQNSIVVMPSEDTLGRSSNPKSDAGVTKPFVTQMYRCIAAYETKDTKNRPFKVEVGETVDVLIKDKAGWWLVENEAKCLAWFPAPYLENAEADDEGADQELGENALCVATKSYKSTKIDELSVEIGSVVEVLRKSNDGWWLVRYNCRTGYIPSMYLQPYINPRVQMIGAQRGLQTSSLHLARLQVSANSSPMIPGHELSRSQCNLLQIPGGNLSLRDKSKSHSLNVLTDVHHEPPTAEVEPAEDSRARSLSGGSSIETFSYSGSSSSSGSVDVSSPEDVQRCRTTQPDCLNPTNNKLLPATSELNMFNLPRSPKVPPRPQAQEILKRCTTMTRKNVSRSQMFSPTVDIHSR, encoded by the exons ATGGAAGAACGCAGACTTCCTGTTCGTGTTCTCCTTTTAGGAGTGATGCACAAGGAGAAGAGCAAA CTCTACATGGCCTCTGTTCTTTGGTCAGATCAAAatgagatcatcatctacagaacGCTTGAGGAATTCAGAACACTGCAT ATTACACTTAAGAAGAAATGTGCAGCTTTAAATGTAGGTCCTTTTCAAAAGTCAGTAAGGACTGTTCCCAAGTTTAAAG CTGAGAAAGTAAAGAAAGGCCTTCAGAAGAACAGCTACAGTAAGTCCCTGCTGAGGCTGAAGCTGCTGGAGGAGTACTGCACGGCACTGctgtccgctgttccttccgtctCTCAAAGCTCAGAGCTCGTCCAGTTTCTGCTTCCCAGTCCAGATGATCTGAAACCAGAATTTTCCCAGAAcag CATTGTAGTCATGCCATCGGAAGATACTCTGGGCAGAAGCAGTAACCCAAAATCAGATGCCGGTGTAACCAAACCATTCGTGACCCAGATGTACCGATGCATCGCTGCTTATGAGACTAAGGACACGAAGAACCGTCCTTTCAAGGTTGAGGTGGGAGAAACTGTGGATGTGCTCATCAAGGATAAAGCAG GCTGGTGGTTGGTTGAGAATGAGGCTAAATGTCTCGCCTGGTTTCCTGCTCCATACCTGGAGAACGCTGAGGCAGATGATGAGGGCGCTGATCAAGAACTTGGAGAAA ATGCTCTATGTGTTGCCACTAAAAGTTACAAATCCACGAAAATAGATGAACTGTCTGTGGAGATTGGATCCGTGGTTGAGGTTCTCCGAAAATCGAATGACGGATGGTGGTTAGTTAG GTACAACTGCAGGACTGGCTACATCCCTTCAATGTACCTACAACCATACATTAATCCACGGGTACAGATGATTGGTGCCCAGAGGGGGCTTCAAACTTCTTCCCTCCACTTGGCTCGACTTCAGGTCTCCGCTAACTCTTCCCCGATGATCCCAGGACATGAGCTCAGTCGTTCGCAATGCAACCTCCTGCAGATTCCAGGAGGCAACCTGAGTCTCCGTGATAAGTCCAAATCACACTCACTGAATGTTCTCACAGATGTTCACCATGAGCCACCCACTGCCGAAGTGGAGCCTGCAGAGGACAGCAGGGCCAGGAGCTTGAGCGGCGGCAGCAGCATAGAAACTTTTAGTTACAGTGGCAGTTCCTCAAGCAGTGGGTCTGTTGACGTGAGCAGCCCCGAGGACGTCCAAAGGTGTAGAACAACCCAGCCCGACTGCCTGAATCCCACCAACAACAAGCTCCTGCCTGCCACATCTGAGCTCAATATGTTCAACTTGCCCAGATCACCCAAAGTTCCACCCAGGCCTCAGGCGCAAGAGATCCTCAAACGCTGCACCACTATGACACGTAAAAATGTCTCCAGGAGCCAGATGTTTTCTCCAACTGTGGACATCCACAGCCGCTGA